The genomic window AAGTAGTCATCGCCAGCACCACCAAATAGGTAGTCATTACCCAGACCACCAAAGATTCGGTCGTTACCAGCATTAGCAAAGAGGCTATCATTGCCGGTTGTACCAACTAGGATGTTGTCACCAGTATCTCCAACAGGATTAGTTGGCACATCGCTGATAGTCAATGTAACACCACTAGCATCGGGGTTGACTTCATACAATTCTCCATCCACCAAATTGAAGGTGATGTTTTCAATCCCTTCATTGGGACCATCATCAAACACCTGTAAGCTCAAGGAAGCTGTGGGTTCAGTCAAGGTGACAAAGAACCCGCCACCAGTACCATCACGTTCTGGGAAACCAGCAATTCCTTCCCAAGTGACAGCAGGTGTACCATCTTCATTAAAGATGACAAATTCACCCAATGCGCCTCTAGTGGGGCTAAGGACATACAAGGTTAAACCATCCGCAGGGATTTCTCCATCTACACTGAAGTTAACTGTTAGGGTATCACCTTCATACAGTAAGGTCTGCTCAGTGGAGATGCTCACGACTGGGCCGATACCTCCAGGAACACCATCTACGTAGGTGACTTCTGCTGTAGCTGCTGCTGAGTCTACTGTGTAGGCTTCACTGGCTAGCAGTTGATAGGTGTAGGTGGTGTCTGCTTCCTCTACGATGTCATCGAAGACGGGAATGGTAACAGTAGCGTTAGCTTGAGTTAAGCGGAACTCATAAGCTTGGGTGTCACGGTTGAAGCGTAAGTATTCTACACCCTCTGATTCCACTACTTGCCGGAATTGCAATCCTTGTTCGACTGCTGAGGTACGGAAGTCTCCACCAACGCTGACTACTAAACCTTCTTCTGGAATAATGCCTTGAGCGTTAAATATCAGCAATAAGCCTGGACCATCTGGTTCACTTACTACTGGACTGGCTGTGAATCCTACTACTGGTAGTGTTGGCATAATTGCTGGTGGGTTAACTGTGATATTAACTGTCGCTGGATCTGAATTTACCTTGCTGTCGTTAGCTAAATAGGTAAAGCTATCTGTACCAATAAATCCTGTATTGGGTGTGTAAGCAAATGAACCATCAGCATTGAAACTGAGAGTACCGTTGCTGCGTGCTTGCACTACTGCTGCTGTCAGTGGGTCGACTGAGCATCTGTGTTATTACTTAATACACCATTAAACTGTGCCAGATGCTATGCTTCTGGCAGGCAATGGATTTCATGTACATAGCTAGATGAATAAAGTAGGTGATTCATTATTGTGGTTTATTCTCGATAATTAGAATCACACTCTAAACAATAGCACAACCGTAATTAATCGGATATATAAATTATAAAGTTTCTGTAAAGTCTATTTAACTCAATATATTTTCGTAGAGGTAAATAGTTTGTGCAAATTTTGCACGAATGGGGGACTGGGGATTTCTCACGCATAGTGTAGGTTTCAGGGGAAGAGGAGTGTGGGGAGTGTGGGGGGGTAAGACTTCTTCCCCATCCTCCCACACCTCCCACATCCCTTGGATTACTCCCTACTTCCATCCGTGAGAGGTTATTGTCCATTGCCATTTTTGTTGCTGTGCATTCCATTTTACAGCAACAATTTCTGTAGGAGGGTTGAGGCGATCGCCTGTTTGTTCAAATTGAATCAGTCCTGTAACTCCCCTTACCTTTTTTTGCTGATGTTTGAAATATTGATTCATGTGTACCATCAAAGATTGGCTATCTTCACTGTGGTATTCTTCTATTACTTTCAAAATAATTAATACTGAATCAAAAGCTGTTGCACTGCGCCAATTTAAATTCTCCTCACCCCATAATTGAGTGCCTAGTTTACAAAAATATTGAGCAATTATATTTGCACTATTGCACCCATTTTCTTGGCTGTGCCAATGCCAAGGAATACAAGCTAGAATTTGTAGCTTATCTTGATTAATGTTTTGGTACTGGCTTTGCTCATGAATCCAATGTAAAACATTATCTTGGTAAAAAGTTGCTGTTCCAGCTATCAAGCAGTTATTGAGATTTAATCTACTAATTAGCCCAGCATTATTGAGAGAATTGGCTTCAATACCACCATCAGGGATGATAATGATCATATCAACACCTGCGCGTTTAATATTTTCTATATATGTTTGGACTTGATAATAAGACTCACTAATGTAACTACATTCTTCTAAAAAAAGGAATTTTTCTTGATATGGTTCTAGATGTTTTTTAATACTATTTCTATAAGACTGACTATAACTACTATTTTTGTTATAAATAATGGCAATTTTTGATTTAGCTTTACCAGCATTTTTTTGTATCAAATAATTAGCTAATTTTTGAGCATTAATTTGGTCTGGAGTCGTTAATCTAAAAAAAGACACAACAGATAAATCTGAGAGTTCATTAGATGTACTACTAGAATTGACTAATACTAAACCCTTATGGGTATAAAAATGTAAGGCATTCTTAGTCATTTCACTTGAATAATGACCAACAATAGCCATCAAGTTTAATTCCTGCGCTAATTTGGCTAATTTTTCGGCTGTCTGATTATAGGGAGCATATAAATTATTGGGGTCATTAACAATTAAAATTTGTAATACAATTTGACTAGATATGAGGCTAGAAAATACATGAGGTTGGATATCATCTAAATCTATCTCTTTATCTAAGGCAATATTTTTAAAACTAGGCCAATTAACTTGTAATTGTATTTGGGAAATTCCTCGTAACATTTCGGCGGCTATTTTACCTTGATTATGATAAAATGGCACAACTATAGCTAAACTATAAATTTTAATATTCTTTTCCTTAAGAATCTTTTTTCTATATTCAATTAGAGAATTATTGATATAAATTAAAACTTCTGGATTGCCACTCGCATAGAGTTCTATTTCTTTATTCCATGCCATTAAAAAATATTGTAATGCTTGGTAGTAAAGCCCCAATTGATAAAATTTTGTTGCTTCCGTTTGAAATTTAACAATTTCTTGATTAGGAGGATAAAGGAAAGATTGTCTGCCAAAACTGCCTTGAAAATTATCACTGTTAAGTTGAGGCGTAGGGTGCAATTTATAAACTTGATTTGGCTCAAGCAAAAAATTTAAAATCTTCACCCAGTTACCCGCAATTTCTTCTTGATCAACCCCCATCAACTCGGCTATCTTCGGATAAATATTATTAGTCAATCTATCTCTAATTTTTTGATCAGATAAATTGACCATATTGCCTATTTGTTGCCGAGAGTAACCTAATAAAGAATAACAAATAATTATTGTTTCTAGTTCATTAAGATTCTTTCTATTTGTTAGACTATTTAAATTTTGTAATAATAGTTCAATATTAATATCTAGTTTTTCTCTAACATTCCGTAGATTTTCAAACATATGCAGATATCATGATATTTTTTCAAATCATAGTCTGATTCTCAGGAAAACTTCAGCTATGGATGTGGAAATAATTCCGACAAATGTGGTGAAAACTTGCAGATAAATGCTTAACCTGTCATGTTGAGCGAAGCGAAACATCTCAAAGTTCTACATTTCATTGAGAATGACACATCTCATTTTCGGACGGGAGCAATGCGATTTTGTGTAGCCACACTTTTCTAGATTGAGGAGAATTTGGGGAAGATAATGTAACAACAGATGAAGTAATGTACTTCACCAAGGAATCATAGTCTAATATTTTACGGTAGGCTTTACTGAAATATAGCATTTCCTAATCACATGAGGTATATCATAGCCCCCTCCTTGCTTGCGGGGAGGGGGTTGGGGGTGGGGTTCTTGTACCTCACTATAGTGATAACCGCTATATCATAACGAAATTAATACCAACCTGATGGTGTAAACTACTACAAAGTTTGATTTACATCAGTTTTCGCTAAGACTATAAATTTTACTTAGTTCTGGAGATTTTTAAAAGGGTTGAGCAAAAGTATGATTTCTCAAAATTATAATGCAATAGATTTTGTCAACGAACTGATCAGAAAAATCAGAATCAAAGAAAAACAGCTAGAAATTGCCAAGGAATCTCAGATGCACTATGTAGCTGAAGCAATAGAGACTCAACTATTAGATTTAAGAAACCAATTATCACAGTCGCCAACAGAAGAGCCTGAATTTCACGCATTGATGAGTTTATTAGAAGATTTTTAGTCACAAACTTTTTGTCATGTCGGAAATAATGCCTCTGGGTGCAATGTAAAAGACAACACATCTGACTGAAAGTAAAAGACTCTCTAGGGTGAGGGAAGCGAGGCGACTCTCAACCCTTACCTGCTTAATTTTTGAAGTAATTCATCTTTGATCCGATTAAGAATTGAAGTTTCGTCAAGGGTTGACAAAATCCGATTAATGACAGCTTTAGGCCCATCTGGCCCCCATGTTGCCCCATTCACTAAATACACTTTGGTAACTTGTCCAATACCATAGGAAGAGACACCTGCTACCCCAGCTTGGGTAAGAGCTACCGAGATATAGGGGCCAAGGGCAATACCGCCTGTGGCTGATGCAGAGATACCTAATAAAGTTTTTAGCCCACTTAAGCCTAAGTTTGCCAATAATTCACTGACACCGATACCACCCATACTGATAGCGATTTTTTGCAGTAATTGCACAGCACCGGCTTC from Nostoc sp. UHCC 0870 includes these protein-coding regions:
- a CDS encoding ABC transporter substrate-binding protein, whose translation is MFENLRNVREKLDINIELLLQNLNSLTNRKNLNELETIIICYSLLGYSRQQIGNMVNLSDQKIRDRLTNNIYPKIAELMGVDQEEIAGNWVKILNFLLEPNQVYKLHPTPQLNSDNFQGSFGRQSFLYPPNQEIVKFQTEATKFYQLGLYYQALQYFLMAWNKEIELYASGNPEVLIYINNSLIEYRKKILKEKNIKIYSLAIVVPFYHNQGKIAAEMLRGISQIQLQVNWPSFKNIALDKEIDLDDIQPHVFSSLISSQIVLQILIVNDPNNLYAPYNQTAEKLAKLAQELNLMAIVGHYSSEMTKNALHFYTHKGLVLVNSSSTSNELSDLSVVSFFRLTTPDQINAQKLANYLIQKNAGKAKSKIAIIYNKNSSYSQSYRNSIKKHLEPYQEKFLFLEECSYISESYYQVQTYIENIKRAGVDMIIIIPDGGIEANSLNNAGLISRLNLNNCLIAGTATFYQDNVLHWIHEQSQYQNINQDKLQILACIPWHWHSQENGCNSANIIAQYFCKLGTQLWGEENLNWRSATAFDSVLIILKVIEEYHSEDSQSLMVHMNQYFKHQQKKVRGVTGLIQFEQTGDRLNPPTEIVAVKWNAQQQKWQWTITSHGWK